From Pseudopipra pipra isolate bDixPip1 chromosome 9, bDixPip1.hap1, whole genome shotgun sequence, a single genomic window includes:
- the DHCR24 gene encoding delta(24)-sterol reductase has translation MSALWSVGAGLLLLLLWVRHRGLEAVLVHHRWVFVCLFLLPLSILFDIYYQLRAWAVWRLHSAPRQHAQRVRHIQAQVREWKNEGSKRYMCTGRPGWLTVSLRVGKYKKTHKNIMINLMDVLEVDSERQIVRVEPLVSMGQLTAHLNPMGWTIPVVPELDDLTVGGLIMGTGIESSSHIYGLFQHTCVAYELVLADGSLVRCSPTENSDLFYAVPWSCGTLGFLVAAEIKMIPAKKYVKIHYEPVRGLQKICEKFTEESKKKENSFVEGLLYSLDEAVIMTGVLTDEAEQSKINRIGNYYKPWFFKHVEKYLKADRTGIEYIPSRHYYHRHTRSIFWELQDIIPFGNNPIFRYLFGWMVPPKISLLKLTQGETIRKLYEQHHVVQDMLVPMKSLEKSIQTFHIDLNVYPLWLCPFILPNNPGMVHPKGDEAELYVDIGAYGEPKRKQFEARASMRQMEKFVRSVHGFQMLYADCYMTREEFWDMFDGSLYHKLREQMNCKDAFPEVYDKICKSARH, from the exons ATGTCGGCGCTGTGGTCGGTGGGCGcggggctcctgctgctgctgctctgggtgcGCCACCGCGGACTGGAGGCCGTGCTGGTGCACCACCGCTGGGTCTTCgtctgcctcttcctcctgccgCTCTCCATCCTCTTCGATATCTACTACCAGCTGCGCGCATGGGCCGTCTGGCGCCTCCACAGCGCCCCGCGGCAGCACGCCCAGCGCGTCCGGCACATCCAGGCGCAG GTTCGGGAATGGAAAAACGAAGGCAGCAAGAGATACATGTGCACAGGCCGGCCAGGCTGGCTGACTGTGTCACTTCGTGTTGGGAAGTACAAGAAGACCCATAAGAACATCATGATCAACTTAATGGATGTCCTGGAAGTGGACAGTGAAAGACAG aTTGTTCGTGTGGAACCTTTGGTGTCCATGGGCCAGCTGACTGCACACCTGAATCCCATGGGCTGGACTATTCCTGTGGTACCAGAGCTGGATGATCTCACAGTAG GTGGCCTGATCATGGGAACTGGCATTGAGTCATCATCCCATATCTATGGACTTTTTCAACACACCTGTGTGGCCTATGAACTTGTTCTTGCTGATGGAAGCCTTGTGAGATGTTCACCA ACTGAAAACTCAGACCTATTTTATGCAGTGCCTTGGTCTTGTGGTACTTTGGGTTTCCTGGttgcagcagaaataaaaatgattcCTGCCAAGAAATATGTCAAAATACATTATGAGCCCGTGAGAGGACTGCAGAAGATTTGTGAGAAGTTCACTGAAGAGTCTAAGAAAAAGGAGAATAGTTTTGTGGAAGGACTTCTGTATTCTTTGGATGAAGCGGTTATCATGACAGGAGTCTTGACTGATGAAGCTGAGCAAAGCAAG ATAAACAGAATTGGCAACTACTACAAGCCATGGTTCTTTAAGCATGTGGAGAAGTATTTGAAAGCTGACAGGACTGGAATAGAATACATTCCTTCCAGACATTATTATCACAGACATACACGCAGTATCTTCTGGGAGCTCCAA GATATCATTCCATTTGGCAATAACCCCATCTTCCGTTACCTGTTTGGCTGGATGGTTCCTCCAAAAATCTCCTTGTTAAAACTCACCCAAGGAGAAACCATTCGAAAGCTGTACGAGCAGCACCACGTTGTACAGGACATGTTGGTGCCAATGAAGAGCCTTGAAAAATCCATCCAGACCTTCCACATTGACCTTAAT GTGTACCCTCTTTGGTTATGTCCTTTCATATTGCCCAACAATCCTGGTATGGTCCACCCCAAAGGAGATGAAGCCGAACTGTATGTGGATATAGGAGCTTATGGAGAGCCCAAAAGGAAACAATTTGAAGCCAGGGCTTCAATGAGGCAAATGGAAAAGTTTGTAAGAAGTGTGCATGG TTTCCAGATGCTGTATGCAGATTGCTATATGACCCGTGAGGAGTTCTGGGATATGTTTGATGGTTCGTTGTACCACAAGCTGAGAGAGCAGATGAATTGCAAGGATGCCTTTCCAGAAGTGTATGACAAAATCTGCAAATCTGCAAGGCACTGA
- the PARS2 gene encoding probable proline--tRNA ligase, mitochondrial — protein MEALVRRCCLPVLGAHQPIRPRHSSALGRPRWLLLSQLFQPLSLPVGSEGGWEGRPGEPTCRSQRLMLQGGLIHPASPGCYCYLPPTVRAMEKLVRVMDEEMQALGGQKLNLPSLSSAEPWRASGRWDQMGPELFRLLDRHNHSYCLGPTHEEAVTELVASQSNLSYKQLPLRLYQVTRKFRDEPKPRFGLLRSREFYMKDMYTFDASEEAARHTYDQVCDAYCRLLSRLGLPFVKVRAATGSIGGTTSHEFQLPADIGEDRLVLCPEGHFAANVETLNGEQTSCPTCRERLTETKGIEVGHTFFLGTKYSSVFNAVFSSPENKPQLAQMGCYGLGVTRILAASIEVLSTEDSIRWPSLIAPYQLCFIPPKRGSKEEEEGAARLEQVYDHLANALPHLAGDSVLDDRTQLTIGKRLKDANKLGYPYVVIAGKRACEDPPVFEVWDQNAGEVLFLTKEGVIELLSKVQVP, from the coding sequence ATGGAGGCCTTGGTCAGAAGATGCTGTCTCCCAGTGCTGGGCGCCCACCAACCCATCAGGCCCCGgcacagcagtgccctgggcagGCCCAGGTGGCTGCTGCTCTCGCAGCTCTTCCAGCCCCTGTCACTGCCGGTGGGCAGtgagggggggtgggagggacgGCCCGGGGAGCCCACCTGCCGCAGCCAGCGCCTGATGCTGCAAGGGGGGCTCATCCACCCCGCCAGCCCCGGCTGCTACTGCTACCTGCCGCCCACCGTGCGCGCCATGGAGAAGCTTGTCAGGGTGATGGACGAGGAGATGCAGGCCCTGGGCGGGCAGAAGCTGAACCTGCCCAGCCTGAGCTCGGCAGAGCCATGGCGCGCCAGCGGCCGCTGGGACCAGATGGGGCCGGAGCTGTTCCGGCTCTTGGACCGGCACAACCACAGCTACTGCCTGGGCCCCACGCATGAGGAGGCGGTGACGGAGTTGGTGGCCTCTCAGAGCAACCTGTCCTACAAGCAGCTCCCGCTGCGCCTCTACCAGGTCACCAGGAAGTTCCGGGACGAGCCCAAGCCCCGCTTTGGGTTGCTGCGCAGCCGGGAGTTCTACATGAAGGACATGTACACCTTTGACGCCTCCGAGGAGGCGGCTCGGCACACCTACGACCAGGTGTGTGATGCCTACTGCCGCCTCCTCAGCCGCCTGGGCCTGCCCTTCGTCAAGGTGCGGGCAGCCACGGGCAGCATCGGCGGCACCACATCCCACGAGTTCCAGCTCCCGGCAGACATTGGCGAGGACAGGCtggtgctgtgcccagaggGACATTTTGCGGCCAACGTGGAGACGTTAAACGGGGAGCAAACCTCTTGCCCCACGTGCAGGGAGAGGCTCACCGAGACCAAAGGGATTGAAGTGGGGCACACATTTTTTCTGGGCACCAAGTACTCCTCGGTCTTCAACGCTGTCTTCTCCTCCCCTGAGAACAAACCCCAGCTGGCACAGATGGGGTGCTACGGCCTGGGTGTCACACGTATCCTGGCGGCCTCCATCGAGGTGCTCTCCACAGAGGACAGCATCCGCTGGCCAAGCCTCATCGCGCCCTACCAGCTCTGCTTCATCCCCCCCAAGAGGGgcagcaaggaggaggaggagggagcggCGCGGCTGGAGCAGGTGTATGACCACCTGGCCAATGCGCTGCCCCACCTCGCCGGTGACTCAGTGCTGGATGACAGGACACAGCTGACCATTGGCAAAAGGCTGAAGGATGCCAACAAGCTGGGCTATCCCTACGTGGTCATAGCTGGGAAGAGGGCTTGCGAGGACCCCCCAGTCTTTGAGGTTTGGGATCAGAATGCTGGCGAGGTTTTGTTCCTCACCAAGGAGGGTGTCATTGAGTTGCTGAGTAAAGTGCAAGTCCCTTAA